A window from Pseudomonas sp. MRSN 12121 encodes these proteins:
- the rpoH gene encoding RNA polymerase sigma factor RpoH yields MTTSLQPAYALVPGANLEAYVHTVNSIPLLTPEQERELAESLYYEQDLEAARQMVLAHLRFVVHIARSYSGYGLAQADLIQEGNVGLMKAVKRFNPEMGVRLVSFAVHWIKAEIHEFILRNWRIVKVATTKAQRKLFFNLRSQKKRLAWLNNEEVHRVAESLGVEPREVREMESRLTGHDMAFDPAAEADDDSAFQSPANYLEDHRYDPARQLEDADWTDNSTSNLHEALEVLDDRSRDILYQRWLAEEKATLHDLAQKYNVSAERIRQLEKSAMNKLKLSITA; encoded by the coding sequence ATGACCACTTCTTTGCAACCTGCTTATGCCTTGGTCCCGGGTGCGAACCTGGAGGCCTACGTGCACACGGTGAACAGCATTCCTTTGCTGACGCCCGAGCAGGAGCGTGAACTGGCCGAGAGTCTCTACTATGAGCAGGATCTTGAGGCGGCTCGGCAGATGGTGCTCGCCCACCTGCGTTTTGTCGTACATATCGCCCGTAGCTATTCCGGCTACGGTCTGGCCCAGGCCGACCTGATCCAGGAAGGCAACGTCGGCCTGATGAAGGCAGTAAAGCGTTTCAACCCGGAAATGGGCGTGCGCCTGGTGTCGTTCGCCGTGCACTGGATCAAGGCGGAAATCCACGAGTTCATCCTGCGCAACTGGCGCATTGTGAAAGTCGCGACCACCAAGGCCCAGCGCAAGCTGTTCTTCAACCTGCGCAGCCAGAAGAAGCGCCTGGCCTGGTTGAACAACGAAGAAGTCCATCGCGTGGCGGAAAGCCTCGGCGTGGAACCGCGCGAAGTGCGCGAGATGGAAAGTCGCCTGACCGGCCATGACATGGCCTTCGACCCAGCCGCCGAAGCGGATGACGACAGCGCCTTCCAATCGCCGGCCAACTACCTGGAAGACCACCGGTACGATCCGGCTCGCCAGCTGGAAGACGCCGACTGGACCGACAACTCCACCAGCAACCTGCACGAGGCGCTGGAAGTACTGGACGACCGTAGCCGCGACATCCTCTACCAGCGCTGGCTGGCGGAAGAGAAAGCCACGCTGCACGACCTGGCGCAGAAGTACAACGTCTCGGCCGAGCGTATCCGTCAGCTCGAAAAGAGCGCGATGAACAAGCTCAAGCTGTCGATTACCGCGTAA
- the ftsX gene encoding permease-like cell division protein FtsX → MSATRSPKVAERVAPKATDQPPQKKKRDEDDGPDFSTLLHAWIESHRASLLDSLRRLGKQPIGSFFTCLVMAVALSLPMGLSLLLSNVERLGGSWQRAAQISLYLELDASAGEGESLSEQIKAMPGVADAEFISKDKALDEFQQQSGLGEALKELPQNPLPGVVLVTPNEVDKTTLEALRQRLAEMPKVQQAQLDLVWVERLAAILKLGDRFVFGLTVLLVSALLLVIGNTIRLHIENRRTEIEVIKLVGGTDSYVRRPFLYMGALYGFGAGILSWGVLAFGLNWLNDAVVGLAGLYGSDFALAGVPVADGLSLLLGAVLLGYIGAWIAVARHLRELAPK, encoded by the coding sequence ATGAGTGCGACCCGCAGCCCGAAAGTGGCCGAACGCGTGGCTCCCAAAGCCACGGACCAGCCGCCGCAGAAGAAAAAGCGCGACGAAGACGACGGCCCGGATTTCAGCACCCTGCTGCACGCCTGGATCGAAAGCCATCGCGCCAGCCTGCTGGACAGCCTGCGTCGCCTGGGCAAGCAGCCGATCGGCAGCTTCTTCACCTGCCTGGTGATGGCGGTGGCGCTGAGCCTGCCGATGGGCTTGTCGCTGTTGCTCAGCAACGTCGAGCGCCTGGGGGGATCCTGGCAGCGTGCGGCGCAGATTTCCCTGTACCTGGAACTCGACGCCAGTGCCGGCGAGGGCGAAAGCCTGAGCGAACAGATCAAGGCCATGCCGGGCGTGGCGGATGCCGAGTTCATCAGCAAGGACAAGGCGCTGGATGAGTTCCAGCAACAGTCCGGGCTGGGCGAGGCGCTCAAGGAGTTGCCGCAGAACCCGCTGCCGGGCGTGGTCCTGGTGACGCCCAACGAAGTGGACAAGACCACCCTGGAAGCCTTGCGCCAGCGCCTGGCGGAAATGCCCAAGGTGCAACAGGCGCAGCTGGACCTGGTATGGGTCGAGCGCCTGGCGGCGATTCTCAAGCTGGGCGACCGGTTTGTCTTCGGCCTGACGGTGCTGCTGGTTTCTGCATTACTTTTGGTGATAGGCAATACCATTCGTCTTCATATTGAAAACCGCCGCACCGAGATAGAAGTGATTAAACTCGTCGGCGGCACTGACAGTTATGTGCGGCGTCCCTTCCTTTATATGGGTGCCTTGTATGGCTTCGGTGCGGGGATCCTGTCATGGGGTGTCCTGGCGTTCGGCCTCAACTGGTTGAACGACGCGGTAGTGGGGCTGGCTGGCTTGTACGGCAGTGATTTTGCCCTCGCTGGCGTGCCGGTCGCCGATGGTCTGTCGCTCTTGCTTGGCGCCGTGTTGTTGGGGTATATCGGTGCGTGGATTGCAGTCGCCCGCCACTTGCGGGAGCTGGCGCCGAAATAG
- the ftsE gene encoding cell division ATP-binding protein FtsE has protein sequence MIRFEQVGKRYPNGHVGLHELSFRVRRGEFLFVTGHSGAGKSTLLRLLLAMERPTSGKLLLAGQDLSTISNAQIPFLRRQIGVVFQNHQLLFDRTVFNNVALPLQILGLSKAEIAKRVDSALERVALSDKAELYPGDLSTGQQQRVGIARAIVHRPALLLADEPTGNLDPRLAAEIMGVFEDINRLGTSVLIASHDLALIARMRHRMLTLQRGRLIGDGEAGV, from the coding sequence ATGATTCGTTTCGAACAGGTCGGTAAGCGTTACCCGAACGGCCATGTCGGCCTGCACGAGCTGAGTTTCCGGGTGCGTCGGGGCGAATTTCTGTTCGTGACCGGCCATTCCGGTGCCGGCAAGTCCACGCTGCTGCGGTTGCTGCTGGCCATGGAGCGCCCCACCAGCGGCAAGCTGCTGCTGGCCGGCCAGGACCTGAGCACCATCAGCAATGCGCAGATTCCCTTCCTGCGGCGGCAGATTGGCGTGGTGTTCCAGAACCACCAACTGCTGTTCGATCGCACTGTGTTCAACAATGTCGCCTTGCCGTTGCAGATCCTCGGTCTGTCCAAGGCCGAAATCGCCAAGCGCGTGGACTCGGCCCTGGAGCGCGTGGCGCTGTCGGACAAGGCCGAGCTGTACCCGGGCGACTTGTCCACCGGCCAGCAACAGCGCGTCGGCATCGCCCGCGCCATCGTGCACCGCCCGGCCTTGCTGCTGGCGGACGAACCCACCGGTAACCTCGACCCGCGTCTGGCGGCGGAAATCATGGGCGTATTCGAAGATATCAACCGGCTGGGCACCAGCGTGCTGATCGCCAGCCACGACCTGGCGCTGATCGCGCGCATGCGCCATCGCATGCTGACCTTGCAGCGCGGCCGATTGATCGGCGACGGGGAGGCTGGCGTATGA
- the ftsY gene encoding signal recognition particle-docking protein FtsY, whose translation MFGSNDDKKTPAAAGEKKGLFGWLRKKPQETVVEQPQAPVEPTPAPVAEPAPVVEAAAPVVLPIAEPVLQPVAEPAPQPTPVAPAHAEHQPWLTLPVAEEPVALVEDEQAPHITPPIPAATEVQQAAELLAAEAVRASEPAEAGMPFEADDVPQPVIAAFVAPEPVRAPEPAPAVVAPVAPVAAVEEPAAVEPPRAEENKVGFFARLKQGLSKTSASIGEGMASLFLGKKTIDDELLEDIETRLLTADVGVEATAVIIRNLTQKVARKQLTDVDALYKSLQAELASMLKPVEQPLRIASQTKPFVILVVGVNGAGKTTTIGKVAKKLQLEGKKVMLAAGDTFRAAAVEQLQVWGERNKIPVIAQHTGADSASVIFDAVQAAKARGIDVLIADTAGRLHTKDNLMEELKKVRRVIGKLDADAPHEVLLVLDAGTGQNAINQAKHFNQSVELTGLALTKLDGTAKGGVIFALAKQFGLPIRYIGVGEGIDDLRAFEAEPFVQALFAERERS comes from the coding sequence ATGTTTGGTTCCAACGACGACAAGAAGACCCCAGCCGCGGCTGGCGAGAAGAAAGGCCTGTTCGGATGGCTGCGCAAGAAGCCGCAGGAAACCGTCGTCGAACAGCCGCAAGCCCCCGTCGAGCCGACCCCGGCTCCTGTTGCCGAACCGGCCCCTGTCGTGGAAGCCGCCGCACCGGTGGTGCTGCCTATCGCCGAGCCGGTCCTGCAGCCCGTGGCGGAACCGGCCCCGCAGCCGACCCCCGTTGCCCCTGCGCACGCCGAACACCAACCCTGGCTGACCCTCCCGGTGGCGGAAGAGCCGGTGGCCCTGGTCGAAGACGAGCAAGCCCCGCACATCACGCCGCCGATTCCGGCCGCGACCGAGGTGCAGCAGGCCGCCGAGCTGCTGGCGGCCGAAGCGGTGCGCGCCAGCGAGCCGGCCGAGGCCGGGATGCCGTTCGAAGCGGACGACGTGCCACAACCGGTGATCGCCGCCTTCGTTGCGCCTGAGCCCGTTCGTGCGCCGGAGCCTGCTCCTGCTGTCGTTGCTCCAGTTGCTCCAGTTGCGGCGGTCGAAGAGCCCGCTGCCGTCGAGCCTCCCCGCGCCGAAGAAAACAAGGTCGGTTTCTTTGCCCGCCTCAAGCAGGGCCTGTCCAAGACCAGCGCCAGCATCGGCGAAGGCATGGCCAGCCTGTTCCTGGGCAAGAAGACCATCGACGACGAGCTGCTGGAAGACATCGAAACCCGCCTGCTGACCGCCGACGTGGGGGTGGAAGCCACCGCGGTGATCATTCGCAACCTGACGCAGAAGGTCGCACGCAAACAGCTGACCGATGTCGATGCGCTGTACAAGTCGCTGCAGGCCGAGCTGGCGAGCATGCTCAAGCCGGTGGAGCAGCCGCTGCGGATCGCCTCGCAAACCAAGCCGTTCGTGATCCTGGTGGTGGGCGTCAACGGCGCCGGCAAGACCACCACCATCGGCAAGGTGGCCAAGAAGCTGCAGCTCGAAGGCAAGAAAGTCATGCTGGCCGCGGGCGATACCTTCCGCGCCGCCGCTGTGGAACAGCTGCAGGTGTGGGGCGAGCGCAACAAGATCCCGGTGATCGCCCAGCACACCGGCGCGGATTCGGCTTCGGTGATCTTCGACGCCGTGCAGGCCGCCAAGGCCCGTGGCATCGACGTGTTGATCGCCGACACCGCCGGGCGCCTGCACACCAAAGACAACCTGATGGAAGAACTGAAGAAGGTCCGTCGGGTGATCGGCAAGCTCGATGCCGACGCGCCGCACGAAGTGCTGTTGGTGCTCGACGCTGGCACCGGCCAGAACGCCATCAACCAGGCCAAGCATTTCAACCAGAGCGTGGAACTGACCGGCCTGGCCCTGACCAAGCTCGACGGCACTGCCAAGGGCGGGGTGATCTTCGCCCTGGCCAAGCAGTTCGGCCTGCCGATCCGCTATATCGGCGTCGGCGAGGGCATCGACGATTTGCGCGCCTTTGAAGCCGAACCCTTTGTCCAGGCACTGTTTGCCGAGCGGGAGCGTTCATGA
- a CDS encoding pitrilysin family protein: protein MNALARRAAGLLLSTVCLPLAALAADSQPTHEFTLDNGLKVVVREDHRAPVVVSQVWYKVGSSYETPGQTGLSHALEHMMFKGSEKVGPGEASLILRDLGAEENAFTSDDYTAYYQVLARDRLGVAFELEADRMASLRLPPDEFSREIEVIKEERRLRTDDKPMSKAFERFKAMAYPASGYHTPTIGWMADLERMKVEELRHWYESWYVPNNATLVVVGDVTPDEVKTLAQRYFGSIPKRDVPAAKQPLELAEPGERQITLRVKTQLPSVMLAFNVPSIATAGDKHSVHALRLIAALLDGGYSARIPTRLERGEELVSGGSSSFDAYTRGDSLFLLSAIPNSQKKKTVAQAEAGLWRLLDELKATPPTAEELERVRAQVIAGLVYERDSISSQATAIGQLETVGLSWKLMDTELAELQSVTPEDIQKAARTYFTRERLSVAHVLPEESAHE, encoded by the coding sequence ATGAATGCTCTAGCCCGCCGCGCCGCAGGCCTGCTGCTCAGTACGGTTTGTCTGCCCCTCGCAGCCCTGGCTGCCGACTCACAACCCACCCACGAATTCACCCTCGACAACGGCCTCAAGGTCGTGGTCCGGGAAGACCACCGAGCCCCGGTCGTGGTCTCCCAGGTCTGGTACAAGGTCGGCTCCAGCTACGAGACCCCGGGCCAGACCGGCCTGTCCCACGCCCTGGAACACATGATGTTCAAGGGCAGCGAGAAAGTCGGCCCGGGCGAAGCCTCGCTGATCCTGCGCGATCTGGGCGCCGAAGAGAACGCCTTCACCAGCGACGACTACACCGCTTATTACCAGGTACTGGCCCGCGACCGCCTGGGCGTGGCCTTCGAGCTGGAAGCCGACCGCATGGCCAGCCTGCGCCTGCCGCCGGACGAGTTCAGCCGCGAAATCGAAGTGATCAAGGAAGAGCGCCGCCTGCGCACCGACGACAAGCCGATGTCCAAGGCCTTCGAGCGGTTCAAGGCGATGGCCTACCCCGCCAGCGGCTACCACACGCCGACCATTGGCTGGATGGCCGACCTGGAGCGGATGAAAGTCGAGGAACTGCGCCACTGGTACGAGTCCTGGTACGTGCCGAACAACGCCACCCTGGTGGTGGTCGGCGACGTCACCCCGGATGAGGTCAAGACCCTGGCCCAGCGCTATTTCGGCAGCATCCCGAAACGTGACGTGCCGGCCGCGAAGCAACCGCTGGAACTGGCCGAGCCGGGCGAGCGGCAGATCACCCTGCGGGTGAAAACCCAGCTGCCGAGCGTGATGCTGGCCTTCAACGTACCGAGCATCGCCACCGCCGGGGACAAGCACTCGGTGCACGCCCTGCGCCTGATCGCCGCGCTGCTCGACGGCGGCTACAGCGCCCGCATCCCGACCCGCCTGGAGCGTGGCGAAGAACTGGTGTCCGGCGGTTCGTCGAGCTTCGACGCCTACACCCGCGGCGACAGCCTGTTCCTGCTTTCGGCCATCCCCAACAGCCAGAAGAAAAAGACCGTCGCCCAGGCCGAGGCCGGACTGTGGCGCCTGCTCGACGAGCTGAAGGCGACCCCGCCGACCGCCGAAGAGTTGGAACGCGTGCGCGCCCAGGTGATCGCCGGCCTGGTCTACGAACGGGATTCCATCTCCAGCCAGGCCACCGCCATCGGCCAGCTGGAAACCGTCGGCCTGTCCTGGAAACTCATGGACACCGAGCTCGCCGAACTGCAAAGCGTGACCCCTGAGGACATCCAGAAGGCCGCCCGCACCTATTTCACCCGCGAACGCCTGAGCGTTGCCCATGTACTGCCCGAGGAGTCCGCTCATGAGTAA
- a CDS encoding pitrilysin family protein, giving the protein MSKRKSASPVLLGLALVALIAGAGLYLLRADESKASQALEKAKSTQKLQSLAELDGKAPSHRSLDIKTWSTAEGAKVLFVEAHELPMFDLRLTFAAGSSQDGGTPGLAQLTNAMLNEGVAGKDVGAIAEGFEGLGADFGNGAYKDMAILSLRSLSAPDKRTPALQLFSEVIGKPTFPADSLARIKNQMLAGFEYQKQSPGKLASLELMRRLYGTHPYAHSADGTAQSVPSISLAQLRAFHAKAYTAGNVVIALVGDLSRNEAEAIAAQVSAALPKGPALAKIPQPTEPQASIGHIEYPSSQTTLLLAQLGIDRDDPDYAALALGNQILGGGGFGTRLMSEVREKRGLTYGVSSGFSPMQVRGPFMISLQTRAEMSQGTLKLVQDVLADYLKTGPTQKELDDAKRELAGSFPLSTASNADIVGQLGAIGFYNLPLSYLEDFMQRSQSLTVDQVREALNKHLSTDKMVIVTAGPTVPQKPLPAPTDKPAEQPLGVPEH; this is encoded by the coding sequence ATGAGTAAGCGCAAAAGCGCCAGCCCGGTCCTGCTCGGCCTGGCCCTGGTGGCCCTGATCGCCGGCGCCGGCCTCTACCTGCTGCGCGCCGACGAGTCCAAGGCCAGCCAGGCCCTGGAAAAAGCCAAGAGCACCCAGAAACTGCAATCCCTGGCCGAACTCGACGGCAAGGCGCCAAGCCACCGCAGCCTCGACATCAAGACCTGGAGCACCGCCGAAGGCGCCAAGGTGCTGTTCGTCGAAGCCCATGAACTGCCGATGTTCGACCTGCGCCTGACCTTCGCCGCCGGCAGCAGCCAGGATGGCGGCACGCCCGGCCTGGCGCAGTTGACCAACGCCATGCTCAACGAAGGCGTGGCCGGCAAGGATGTCGGCGCGATCGCCGAAGGTTTCGAAGGCCTGGGCGCCGACTTCGGCAACGGCGCCTACAAGGACATGGCCATCCTTTCCCTGCGCAGCCTGAGCGCGCCGGACAAACGCACGCCGGCCCTGCAATTGTTCAGCGAAGTCATCGGCAAGCCGACCTTCCCCGCCGACTCCCTGGCCCGCATCAAGAACCAGATGCTCGCCGGCTTCGAATACCAGAAGCAGAGCCCCGGCAAGCTGGCGAGCCTGGAGCTGATGCGCCGCCTGTACGGCACGCATCCGTATGCCCATTCCGCCGACGGTACGGCGCAGAGCGTGCCGTCGATCAGCCTGGCGCAGTTGCGGGCGTTCCACGCCAAGGCCTATACCGCCGGCAACGTGGTGATCGCGCTGGTGGGCGACCTGTCGCGCAACGAGGCCGAGGCGATTGCCGCGCAGGTTTCCGCGGCGCTGCCAAAAGGCCCGGCCCTGGCGAAAATCCCCCAGCCGACCGAGCCCCAGGCCAGCATCGGCCATATCGAATACCCCTCCAGCCAGACCACCCTGCTGCTGGCGCAATTGGGCATCGACCGCGACGACCCGGATTACGCAGCGCTGGCCCTGGGCAACCAGATCCTCGGCGGTGGCGGTTTCGGCACCCGGCTGATGAGCGAAGTCCGCGAGAAACGCGGCCTGACCTACGGCGTCTCTTCCGGCTTCAGCCCGATGCAGGTGCGCGGCCCGTTCATGATCAGCCTGCAGACCCGCGCCGAAATGAGCCAGGGCACCCTGAAGCTGGTGCAGGATGTGCTCGCCGACTACCTCAAGACCGGCCCGACCCAGAAAGAACTCGACGACGCCAAGCGCGAACTGGCCGGCAGCTTCCCGCTGTCCACCGCGAGCAACGCCGATATCGTCGGCCAACTGGGCGCCATCGGCTTCTATAACCTGCCGCTTAGCTATCTTGAAGACTTCATGCAGCGTTCCCAGAGTCTTACCGTGGACCAGGTCCGCGAGGCGCTGAACAAGCACCTGAGCACGGACAAGATGGTGATCGTCACCGCCGGTCCGACCGTACCGCAAAAGCCGTTGCCGGCCCCTACTGACAAACCCGCCGAGCAGCCGCTCGGGGTTCCGGAGCACTAA
- the rsmD gene encoding 16S rRNA (guanine(966)-N(2))-methyltransferase RsmD — MASPSRHSKKPAHNPHNGAGQLRIIGGEWRSRRLSFPDVPGLRPTPDRVRETLFNWLAPYVPGAKVLDLFAGSGALFLEALSRGATLGLALDASSVAVSRLREHLGTLRCTVGQVQTADALRYLETQPASRFDLAFLDPPFHQNLLPAACALLEERGWLADDAWVYTESETPPSTLGLPANWRLHREQKSGQVYYSLWQRMAEIAG; from the coding sequence ATGGCCAGCCCATCGCGTCACAGCAAGAAACCCGCCCACAACCCGCACAACGGCGCGGGCCAGTTGCGCATCATAGGCGGCGAATGGCGCAGTCGGCGCCTGAGCTTCCCCGATGTGCCGGGCCTGCGCCCGACGCCGGACCGGGTGCGCGAAACCCTGTTCAACTGGCTGGCGCCCTACGTTCCGGGCGCCAAGGTACTCGACCTGTTCGCCGGTAGCGGCGCGCTGTTCCTCGAGGCGCTGTCCCGCGGCGCCACCCTGGGCCTGGCGCTGGATGCCAGCAGCGTGGCCGTGTCGCGCCTGCGCGAACACCTGGGCACCCTGCGCTGCACCGTCGGCCAGGTACAGACCGCCGACGCCCTGCGCTATCTGGAAACCCAGCCGGCCAGCCGCTTCGACCTGGCGTTCCTCGACCCGCCGTTCCATCAGAACCTGCTGCCAGCCGCCTGCGCCCTGCTGGAAGAGCGTGGCTGGCTGGCGGACGACGCCTGGGTCTACACCGAAAGCGAGACCCCGCCCTCCACCCTCGGCCTGCCGGCCAACTGGCGCCTGCACCGCGAGCAAAAATCCGGGCAGGTGTACTACTCCTTGTGGCAACGTATGGCAGAGATCGCCGGCTGA
- a CDS encoding hydrolase: MPTPSERFIPAFGLGNPHLQTLWGPLWRKTTHLERQRERLWLDDGDFLDLDWHGPHTASAPLVLVLHGLTGSSNSPYVAGLQQALARQGWASVALNWRGCSGEPNLLPRSYHSGASEDLAAAIDHLRRQRPLAPLFAVGYSLGGNVLLKHLGESGSASQLQGAVAVSVPFRLDQCADRIGQGFSKVYQAHFMREMLAYIKDKQRQFQHDGRHEGLAVLERLGSLENLRTFWDFDGRVTAPLNGFADAEDYYRRASSRYFLGEIRTPTLIIQAADDPFVFPHSLPEAGELSSSTHFELQAKGGHVGFVDGTLKTPGYYLERRIPQWLAAPGREPR; encoded by the coding sequence GTGCCCACTCCGTCAGAACGCTTCATTCCCGCCTTCGGCCTCGGCAATCCGCACCTGCAGACCCTGTGGGGCCCGCTGTGGCGCAAGACCACGCACCTGGAGCGCCAGCGCGAACGCTTGTGGCTCGACGACGGCGACTTCCTCGATCTCGACTGGCACGGCCCGCATACCGCCAGCGCGCCTCTGGTCCTGGTGCTGCACGGCCTGACCGGCTCTTCCAACTCGCCTTACGTCGCCGGCCTGCAACAGGCCCTGGCACGTCAGGGCTGGGCCAGCGTGGCGCTGAACTGGCGCGGCTGCTCGGGCGAACCCAACCTGTTGCCGCGCAGCTACCATTCGGGCGCCAGCGAAGACCTGGCCGCCGCCATCGACCATCTGCGCCGCCAGCGGCCGCTGGCGCCGCTGTTCGCGGTGGGCTACTCGCTGGGGGGCAACGTCTTGCTCAAGCACCTGGGGGAAAGCGGCAGCGCCAGCCAATTGCAGGGCGCCGTCGCGGTCTCGGTGCCGTTTCGCCTGGACCAGTGCGCCGACCGTATCGGCCAGGGGTTTTCCAAGGTCTACCAGGCGCATTTCATGCGCGAGATGCTGGCCTACATCAAGGACAAGCAACGCCAGTTCCAGCACGACGGACGCCATGAAGGCCTGGCCGTGCTGGAACGGCTCGGTTCGCTGGAAAACCTGCGGACCTTCTGGGACTTCGACGGCCGGGTCACCGCGCCGCTGAACGGTTTCGCCGACGCCGAGGACTATTACCGGCGTGCTTCCAGCCGCTATTTCCTGGGGGAAATCCGCACGCCGACCCTGATCATCCAGGCCGCGGACGATCCTTTCGTCTTCCCCCACAGCCTGCCGGAAGCCGGCGAGCTGTCCAGCAGCACCCATTTCGAGTTGCAGGCCAAGGGCGGCCATGTCGGCTTTGTCGACGGCACGCTGAAGACCCCCGGCTATTACCTGGAACGCCGCATTCCGCAATGGCTGGCCGCCCCGGGCCGGGAGCCTAGATGA
- a CDS encoding AraC family transcriptional regulator codes for MNTDQGESIRFWQTAPLAGVELLAARYIEHRFVPHVHDGYVIGMIMAGAQRYRYRGAEHLAGRGTLVLINPDELHTGHKGTEDGWLYRAFYPDNAQILGMLDELELPSGDLPAFGATLYRDPDLVHGFCQLHQLLESPASALQQQTVWREMMLLLLRRHAGVKAPGAAGREHRAIVRAKDLLQAQLAAPPSLEELAAAVNLSPFHFARVFRRATGMPPHTWLMQQRIAQARALLRDGCLPLEVATQLGFADQSHLSRQFKQVYGVGPAAYRSARQSL; via the coding sequence ATGAACACCGACCAGGGCGAGTCGATCCGTTTCTGGCAGACCGCCCCCCTGGCCGGCGTGGAGTTGCTGGCCGCGCGCTACATCGAGCATCGCTTCGTCCCCCACGTCCACGACGGCTATGTGATCGGCATGATCATGGCCGGCGCCCAGCGCTACCGCTATCGCGGCGCCGAACACCTGGCGGGACGCGGCACCCTGGTGCTGATCAACCCGGACGAGTTGCACACCGGGCACAAGGGCACCGAGGACGGCTGGCTGTATCGCGCGTTCTACCCGGACAACGCACAGATCCTCGGCATGCTCGACGAACTGGAACTGCCCAGCGGCGACCTGCCGGCCTTCGGCGCCACGCTGTATCGCGACCCCGACCTGGTCCACGGCTTCTGCCAGTTGCATCAATTGCTGGAAAGCCCGGCCAGCGCCCTGCAGCAGCAGACCGTCTGGCGGGAAATGATGCTCCTGCTGCTGCGACGCCATGCCGGGGTCAAGGCGCCTGGCGCCGCCGGTCGGGAACATCGGGCGATCGTCCGGGCCAAGGACCTGCTGCAAGCGCAGCTGGCCGCCCCGCCCTCGCTGGAGGAGCTGGCCGCGGCGGTCAATCTCTCGCCTTTCCACTTTGCCCGGGTGTTTCGCCGCGCCACCGGCATGCCGCCGCACACCTGGCTGATGCAACAGCGCATCGCCCAGGCCCGGGCCCTGCTGCGCGACGGCTGCCTACCCCTGGAAGTGGCGACGCAACTGGGGTTCGCCGACCAGAGCCACCTGAGCCGGCAGTTCAAGCAGGTTTATGGCGTGGGCCCGGCGGCCTATCGCAGTGCGCGCCAGTCCCTTTAA
- a CDS encoding sulfurtransferase, which produces MPIAQLISPQQLAARLEQPGLVILDCRFALEDPDYGQRSYAGGHLAGAHFADLERDLSGPVTKGVTGRHPLPEPAALVARLQAWGIDADSDIVLYDDGPGAFAARAWWLLAWLGKRDGVFILDGGLKAWHAAGLPLSLDAPPSVLGHFSGQPDPSLLLNAEQLQKRLGQPGLTLLDARAAPRFRGEVEPIDPVAGHIPGAQCAAFTDNLGSDGRFLPADQLRQRFAAKLGERSPTELVAYCGSGVTACHNLFALCLAGYPLASLYAGSWSEWITDPQRAVATGD; this is translated from the coding sequence ATGCCCATCGCGCAACTGATCAGCCCGCAGCAATTGGCCGCTCGCCTGGAGCAGCCCGGGCTGGTGATTCTCGATTGTCGTTTTGCCCTGGAAGATCCGGATTACGGCCAGCGCAGCTATGCCGGAGGGCATCTGGCCGGCGCGCATTTCGCCGACCTGGAGCGTGACCTCAGCGGCCCGGTGACCAAGGGTGTGACCGGGCGCCACCCGCTGCCCGAGCCGGCGGCGCTGGTCGCGCGGTTGCAGGCCTGGGGTATCGATGCCGACAGCGATATCGTGCTCTACGACGACGGCCCCGGTGCCTTTGCCGCCCGCGCCTGGTGGCTGCTGGCCTGGCTGGGCAAGCGCGACGGGGTGTTTATCCTCGATGGCGGCCTGAAAGCCTGGCACGCCGCCGGCCTGCCGCTGAGCCTGGATGCGCCGCCCAGCGTCCTCGGCCATTTCTCGGGCCAACCTGACCCATCCTTGCTGCTGAACGCCGAGCAACTGCAAAAGCGCCTCGGCCAGCCCGGCCTGACCCTGCTCGATGCTCGCGCCGCGCCACGCTTTCGCGGCGAAGTGGAGCCCATCGACCCGGTGGCCGGGCACATTCCCGGCGCGCAATGCGCGGCCTTCACCGACAACCTGGGCAGCGACGGCCGTTTCCTGCCAGCCGATCAGCTCAGGCAGCGGTTTGCCGCCAAGCTGGGAGAGCGTTCGCCGACCGAGCTGGTGGCCTACTGCGGGTCGGGCGTGACCGCCTGCCACAACCTGTTCGCCCTGTGCCTGGCCGGTTATCCCCTGGCCAGCCTGTATGCCGGCTCCTGGAGCGAATGGATCACCGATCCGCAGCGCGCGGTTGCCACTGGCGACTGA